A DNA window from Kitasatospora atroaurantiaca contains the following coding sequences:
- the gatC gene encoding Asp-tRNA(Asn)/Glu-tRNA(Gln) amidotransferase subunit GatC — protein MPGITREEVAHLARLSRLELQAEELDHFAEQLDVIIGAVARVSEVAGQDVPPTSHPLPLTNVMRADEVRPSLTPEQALSGAPAAEEQRFRVPQILGED, from the coding sequence ATGCCTGGCATCACGCGCGAGGAGGTCGCCCACCTCGCTCGGCTGTCGCGTCTTGAGTTGCAGGCCGAAGAGCTCGACCACTTCGCCGAGCAGCTCGACGTGATCATCGGCGCGGTCGCCCGCGTTTCCGAGGTCGCCGGACAGGACGTCCCGCCGACCTCCCACCCGTTGCCGCTGACCAACGTCATGCGCGCGGACGAGGTGCGGCCGTCGCTCACTCCCGAGCAGGCGCTCTCCGGCGCCCCCGCCGCCGAGGAGCAGCGTTTCCGCGTGCCGCAGATCCTGGGGGAGGACTAA
- the gatA gene encoding Asp-tRNA(Asn)/Glu-tRNA(Gln) amidotransferase subunit GatA has product MADLIHFTAADTAAAIAKGDVSAVEVAQAHLDRIEAVDKKVNAFLHVDTEGALSAARAVDEKRAKGEELGPLAGVPLALKDVFTTKGVPTTCGSKILEGWIPPYDATLTSRLKDAGVVILGKTNMDEFAMGSSTENSAYGPTGNPWDLTKIPGGSGGGSAAALAAYEAPLAIGTDTGGSIRQPGAVTGTVGVKPTYGSVSRYGLVAFSSSLDQGGPCARTVLDAALLHEAIAGYDPLDSTSIDAPVPAVVEAAKRRDVRGMRIGVVKEFAGEGYQAGVMQRFNESVELLRELGAEVVEVSCPSFTLALPAYYLIAPSEASSNLARFDAMRYGLRVGDDGSRSAEDVTALTREAGFGPEVKRRIILGTYALSSGYYDAYYGSAQKVRTLISRDFDAAFAGVDVLVSPTTPTTAFPIGERADDPMAMYLADLCTIPSNLAGNAAMSLPCGLAPEDNLPVGLQIIAPAMADDRLYRVGGAVEAALNDKWGHPLLEEAPAL; this is encoded by the coding sequence ATGGCCGACCTCATTCACTTCACCGCCGCCGACACGGCCGCCGCGATCGCCAAGGGCGACGTCAGCGCCGTCGAGGTGGCCCAGGCGCACCTGGACCGCATCGAGGCCGTCGACAAGAAGGTCAACGCCTTCCTGCACGTCGACACCGAGGGCGCGCTGAGCGCCGCCCGCGCCGTGGACGAGAAGCGCGCCAAGGGCGAGGAGCTCGGCCCGCTGGCCGGCGTCCCGCTCGCGCTCAAGGACGTCTTCACCACCAAGGGCGTGCCGACCACCTGCGGCTCCAAGATCCTCGAGGGCTGGATCCCGCCGTACGACGCCACGCTGACCAGCCGTCTGAAGGACGCCGGCGTGGTCATCCTCGGCAAGACCAACATGGACGAGTTCGCCATGGGGTCCTCCACCGAGAACAGCGCCTACGGCCCGACCGGCAACCCCTGGGACCTCACGAAGATCCCCGGCGGCTCCGGCGGCGGCTCGGCCGCTGCCCTGGCCGCGTACGAGGCCCCGCTGGCCATCGGCACCGACACCGGCGGTTCGATCCGCCAGCCCGGTGCCGTCACCGGCACGGTCGGCGTGAAGCCGACCTACGGCTCGGTCTCGCGCTACGGGCTCGTCGCCTTCTCCTCCTCCCTGGACCAGGGCGGCCCCTGTGCCCGCACCGTCCTCGACGCGGCGCTGCTGCACGAGGCGATCGCCGGGTACGACCCGCTGGACTCCACCTCGATCGACGCGCCCGTCCCGGCCGTGGTCGAGGCCGCCAAGCGGCGCGATGTGCGCGGCATGCGGATCGGCGTGGTCAAGGAGTTCGCGGGCGAGGGCTACCAGGCCGGCGTGATGCAGCGCTTCAACGAGAGCGTCGAGCTGCTGCGCGAGCTGGGCGCGGAGGTCGTCGAGGTCTCCTGCCCGTCCTTCACCCTGGCGCTCCCGGCCTACTACCTGATCGCGCCGAGCGAGGCCTCCTCCAACCTGGCCCGCTTCGACGCCATGCGGTACGGCCTGCGGGTCGGCGACGACGGCAGCCGCTCGGCCGAGGACGTCACCGCGCTCACCCGTGAGGCCGGTTTCGGCCCCGAGGTGAAGCGCCGCATCATCCTGGGCACGTACGCGCTCTCCTCGGGCTACTACGACGCCTACTACGGTTCGGCCCAGAAGGTCCGCACGCTCATCTCGCGCGACTTCGACGCCGCCTTCGCCGGTGTGGACGTGCTGGTCTCGCCGACCACGCCGACCACCGCTTTCCCGATCGGCGAGCGCGCCGACGACCCGATGGCGATGTACCTGGCGGACCTGTGCACGATTCCGTCGAACCTCGCGGGCAATGCGGCCATGTCGCTGCCCTGCGGGCTCGCCCCGGAGGACAATCTCCCGGTCGGCCTGCAGATCATCGCTCCCGCGATGGCGGACGACCGCCTGTACCGCGTGGGCGGCGCCGTCGAGGCCGCACTCAACGACAAGTGGGGGCACCCCCTGCTCGAGGAGGCACCGGCACTGTGA
- the gatB gene encoding Asp-tRNA(Asn)/Glu-tRNA(Gln) amidotransferase subunit GatB, with translation MSVISLVSYEDALASYDPVMGLEVHVELGTKTKMFCGCSTELGAEPNSQTCPTCLGLPGSLPVVNGIAVESAIKIGLALNCEIAEWCRFARKNYFYPDMPKNFQTSQYDEPIAFNGYLDVQLEDGSTFRVEIERAHMEEDTGKSSHVGGATGRIHGATHSLLDYNRAGIPLIEIVTKPIEGAGERAPEVAKAYVAELRELIKSLGVSEARMDKGQMRCDVNLSLRPNGTEKFGTRSETKNVNSLRSVERACRFEIQRHATVLTDGGTIVQETRHFHEDDGSTTSGRIKDNAEDYRYFPEPDLVPIAPSREWVEELRAALPELPRVRRARLQAEWGLSDLDMQSVLNAGAVEPILETIAAGAPADQARKWWMGELARRANETGTDLAEQPITPAQVARVTALVAEGKLNDKLARQVIEAVLAGEGEPDEVVAKRGLAVVSDDSALGAAVDQAIAENAAIADKIRDGKVAAVGALVGAVMKATRGQADAARVKDLILEKLGVQA, from the coding sequence GTGAGCGTCATCAGTCTGGTCTCGTACGAGGATGCTCTTGCCTCGTACGACCCGGTGATGGGCCTTGAGGTCCACGTCGAGCTGGGTACCAAGACCAAGATGTTCTGCGGGTGTTCGACCGAGCTGGGCGCCGAGCCCAACTCCCAGACCTGCCCGACCTGCCTGGGTCTGCCCGGCTCGCTGCCGGTGGTCAACGGGATCGCCGTGGAGTCGGCGATCAAGATCGGCCTCGCGCTGAACTGCGAGATCGCCGAGTGGTGCCGGTTCGCCCGGAAGAACTACTTCTACCCGGACATGCCGAAGAACTTCCAGACCTCGCAGTACGACGAGCCGATCGCCTTCAACGGCTACCTCGACGTGCAGCTGGAGGACGGCTCGACCTTCCGCGTGGAGATCGAGCGCGCCCACATGGAGGAGGACACCGGCAAGTCCAGCCACGTCGGCGGTGCGACCGGCCGTATCCACGGCGCCACGCACTCGCTGCTGGACTACAACCGCGCGGGCATCCCGCTGATCGAGATCGTCACCAAGCCGATCGAGGGCGCCGGCGAGCGGGCCCCCGAGGTGGCGAAGGCGTACGTCGCCGAGCTGCGCGAGCTGATCAAGTCGCTGGGCGTGTCCGAGGCCCGGATGGACAAGGGCCAGATGCGCTGCGACGTGAACCTGTCGCTGCGCCCGAACGGCACCGAGAAGTTCGGTACCCGCTCGGAGACCAAGAACGTCAACTCGCTGCGCTCCGTCGAGCGTGCGTGCCGCTTCGAGATCCAGCGGCACGCCACCGTGCTCACGGACGGCGGGACGATCGTCCAGGAGACCCGGCACTTCCACGAGGACGACGGCAGCACCACCTCGGGCCGGATCAAGGACAACGCCGAGGACTACCGCTACTTCCCCGAGCCGGACCTCGTCCCGATCGCGCCCTCGCGCGAGTGGGTCGAGGAGCTCCGGGCCGCGCTGCCCGAGCTGCCGCGGGTCCGCCGGGCCCGGCTGCAGGCCGAGTGGGGCCTGTCCGACCTGGACATGCAGTCGGTGCTGAACGCCGGTGCGGTCGAGCCGATCCTGGAGACCATCGCGGCCGGCGCCCCCGCCGACCAGGCCCGTAAGTGGTGGATGGGCGAGCTGGCGCGCCGCGCCAACGAGACCGGCACCGACCTGGCCGAGCAGCCGATCACCCCGGCGCAGGTCGCCCGGGTCACCGCACTGGTCGCCGAGGGCAAGCTCAACGACAAGCTGGCCCGCCAGGTCATCGAGGCCGTGCTGGCCGGCGAGGGCGAGCCGGACGAGGTCGTCGCCAAGCGCGGCCTGGCCGTCGTCTCGGACGACTCCGCGCTCGGCGCGGCCGTCGACCAGGCCATCGCCGAGAACGCCGCCATCGCCGACAAGATCCGCGACGGCAAGGTGGCCGCTGTCGGCGCCCTGGTCGGCGCGGTCATGAAGGCCACCCGCGGCCAGGCCGACGCCGCCCGCGTCAAGGATCTGATCCTGGAGAAGCTCGGCGTCCAGGCCTAA